The Thermanaerovibrio acidaminovorans DSM 6589 genome contains a region encoding:
- the ybeY gene encoding rRNA maturation RNase YbeY, whose amino-acid sequence MRVSLSISGSVPPLFEDLKETLEGAWERFLREHRSLIPHQVEGVEVSLSFVEPEAMREVNLKYRQVDSSTDVLSFPLWEEDGRFSPPVGWRWLPLGDVLVCVQDVEPLGEGDRARGVLLVIHHGFLHLLGFDHGDEEQRREMWLLQDELMGFTV is encoded by the coding sequence TTGAGGGTTTCGTTGTCCATATCGGGGTCGGTCCCCCCCCTCTTTGAGGACCTGAAGGAGACGCTGGAGGGTGCCTGGGAGAGGTTCCTCCGGGAGCATCGCTCCCTAATCCCCCACCAGGTGGAGGGGGTGGAGGTGAGCCTCTCCTTCGTGGAGCCGGAGGCCATGAGGGAGGTGAACCTCAAGTATAGGCAGGTCGACAGCTCCACCGACGTGCTCTCCTTCCCCCTTTGGGAGGAGGATGGGCGGTTCTCCCCCCCGGTGGGGTGGCGGTGGCTGCCCCTGGGGGATGTGCTGGTCTGCGTTCAGGACGTGGAGCCCCTGGGGGAGGGGGATAGGGCCCGCGGGGTGCTCCTGGTGATCCATCACGGGTTCCTTCACCTCCTTGGGTTCGATCACGGGGACGAGGAGCAGCGGCGGGAGATGTGGCTTCTGCAGGATGAGCTGATGGGCTTTACGGTATAA